A genomic segment from Syntrophotalea acetylenivorans encodes:
- the thpR gene encoding RNA 2',3'-cyclic phosphodiesterase → MPALTKVRAFVAMPLPEASLRIIGKLQQELAKDLPGVRWVKPETIHLTLAFLGDIAEDSLERLGSSMLSIGDLQPPVTATFSGVGAFPSRSRPRVVWLGIDGGRTLTQIHEALATELRTLQLPVDDRPFVPHLTLGRSRKSHPGAGRILESFSDRDCGSAQLDQLVLYESRLGPRGALHLPRHRVSLTGVQP, encoded by the coding sequence ATGCCGGCTCTGACTAAAGTGCGCGCCTTTGTCGCCATGCCACTGCCCGAAGCTTCCCTGCGGATCATCGGCAAACTGCAACAGGAGTTGGCGAAGGATCTACCGGGAGTGCGCTGGGTGAAGCCGGAAACCATCCATCTGACCCTGGCCTTTCTCGGCGATATTGCAGAAGATTCCCTTGAAAGACTCGGTAGTTCTATGCTATCGATAGGTGATTTGCAGCCGCCCGTCACAGCGACTTTTTCAGGAGTCGGCGCATTTCCTTCCCGTAGCAGACCACGGGTGGTCTGGCTGGGCATTGACGGCGGCCGCACCTTGACCCAAATACATGAAGCCCTGGCAACGGAGTTACGCACTCTGCAGCTGCCAGTTGACGATCGGCCCTTTGTGCCCCATCTGACCCTTGGCCGCAGCCGGAAGTCCCATCCCGGAGCCGGCCGGATACTCGAATCGTTTAGCGATCGTGACTGCGGCAGTGCACAACTCGACCAACTGGTTCTCTATGAAAGCCGACTCGGCCCCCGAGGGGCTTTGCACCTGCCACGACACAGGGTGTCGCTGACCGGAGTACAACCTTAA
- a CDS encoding competence/damage-inducible protein A — protein sequence MSLNIAVLATGDELINGEMADTNTSRIAGILGAHGYTVGESRVVGDVEEEIESALCDLAGKREVVIVTGGLGPTEDDLTARIAAKAFGRRLVLNDEALAQIRAFFAKRNMEMNPRNEKQALLPLKSTILGNRLGTAPGFTLHQQNCDLFFLPGVPKEMVDMLEQQVLPRIQQRSGGTAPLQERILKVFGLSEPRVEELFDGQTLPTGVALAFGVDFPFVHVKLRASGESAEPLLDRAEVQTRQLLEPYVFANGQETLAGNVGRMLTDAGLTIALAESCTGGIVAGMLTELPGASAFFERGAVTYSNTAKHDWLQVPPEILQNPGAVSEACALAMARGIRSTAGSDLGLAITGIAGPDGGSPEKPVGTVFLALSDGQNEQVKGYRFSGERDRIRRMASCMALEWVRRYLNSRL from the coding sequence ATGAGTCTCAATATTGCCGTACTTGCCACCGGCGATGAACTGATCAATGGCGAGATGGCCGACACCAACACCTCGCGCATCGCCGGCATTCTCGGCGCTCACGGCTATACCGTGGGGGAATCCCGGGTTGTGGGTGATGTTGAGGAGGAAATCGAAAGCGCCCTGTGCGACCTGGCCGGCAAACGGGAAGTGGTCATCGTCACCGGTGGCCTCGGCCCTACCGAAGACGACCTCACCGCACGGATCGCTGCCAAGGCCTTCGGTCGGCGTCTGGTTCTCAACGATGAAGCGTTGGCTCAGATTCGGGCCTTTTTTGCCAAGCGCAATATGGAGATGAACCCGCGCAACGAAAAGCAGGCCCTGCTTCCATTAAAATCGACCATCCTCGGCAATCGCCTGGGCACCGCCCCCGGCTTCACCCTGCACCAACAGAACTGCGATCTGTTCTTTTTGCCGGGAGTGCCCAAAGAAATGGTTGACATGCTCGAACAACAGGTACTCCCGCGCATACAACAACGCAGCGGTGGAACCGCCCCCCTGCAGGAACGTATACTTAAGGTCTTTGGCCTTTCGGAGCCAAGGGTCGAAGAATTGTTCGATGGGCAGACCTTGCCCACCGGCGTTGCCCTGGCCTTCGGTGTCGATTTCCCCTTCGTCCATGTCAAACTCCGGGCCAGCGGCGAGTCGGCAGAACCACTCCTCGACCGAGCCGAAGTTCAAACCCGCCAGCTGCTGGAACCCTATGTATTTGCCAACGGCCAGGAGACTCTGGCCGGCAACGTCGGTCGCATGCTCACCGATGCCGGCCTGACCATTGCCCTGGCCGAATCGTGCACCGGCGGAATAGTCGCCGGAATGCTCACCGAATTACCCGGCGCCTCGGCCTTTTTCGAACGGGGCGCCGTGACCTACTCCAATACTGCCAAACATGACTGGTTGCAGGTACCGCCCGAGATTCTGCAAAACCCCGGCGCGGTCAGTGAAGCCTGTGCACTGGCTATGGCCCGAGGCATCCGCTCCACGGCCGGCAGTGACCTGGGATTGGCCATCACTGGTATTGCCGGCCCCGATGGAGGCTCCCCTGAAAAACCGGTAGGCACGGTATTCCTTGCCCTCAGCGACGGACAAAACGAACAGGTTAAAGGCTACCGCTTCAGCGGCGAGAGGGATCGAATTCGCCGTATGGCCAGCTGCATGGCTTTGGAATGGGTCCGCCGTTATCTGAACTCCCGACTGTGA
- a CDS encoding phosphatidylglycerophosphatase A, producing the protein MRRFVLGLASNAGLGYSPVAPGTVGTLAGIPAFYLLASLPVPLYILTLGALLCLSFWAAGAAGHIYGVVDDGRIVIDELVGYLFTVAFLPFSWTNAILGFILFRIFDITKPPPASWFDRRLKNGYGVVLDDVIAGIYGALSLRLGLFLWTFFLEGRA; encoded by the coding sequence ATGCGCCGCTTCGTTCTTGGCCTGGCGAGCAATGCCGGCCTCGGCTACAGCCCCGTGGCCCCCGGAACCGTTGGCACCCTGGCCGGCATTCCGGCTTTTTACTTGCTGGCCTCTCTGCCCGTGCCTCTCTACATCCTTACTTTGGGAGCCTTACTCTGCTTATCTTTCTGGGCCGCCGGAGCCGCCGGTCATATTTACGGCGTAGTTGATGACGGCCGCATCGTTATTGATGAACTGGTCGGTTATCTATTCACGGTGGCGTTTCTGCCTTTTTCCTGGACCAATGCGATCCTCGGTTTCATTCTCTTCCGTATCTTCGACATCACCAAACCACCCCCGGCGTCCTGGTTCGATCGACGCCTGAAAAACGGCTACGGGGTTGTCCTGGATGATGTAATTGCTGGAATCTACGGGGCCCTGTCCTTGCGCCTGGGTCTCTTCCTATGGACATTTTTTCTGGAGGGTCGAGCATGA